Proteins co-encoded in one Drosophila biarmipes strain raj3 unplaced genomic scaffold, RU_DBia_V1.1 ptg000017l, whole genome shotgun sequence genomic window:
- the LOC108036864 gene encoding cytochrome b-c1 complex subunit 6, mitochondrial, which yields MAFRNWFSLPVLRADDGEELVDPQAALREKCQSKGHIESLYNKYQECNDRVNGRSKTTETCMEELFDYVAELDHCVAHNLFSKLK from the exons ATGGCCTTTCGAAACTGGTTCTCACTTCCCGTTCTTAGAGCCGACGACGGAGAAGAGTTAGTGGACCCTCAAGCAGCTCTAAGa GAAAAATGTCAATCTAAAGGCCATATTGAATCCTTGTACAATAAATACCAAGAATGCAATGATCGAGTGAATGGGCGATCCAAGACGACAGAAACATGCATGGAGGAATTATTTGACTACGTTGCTGAATTAGATCATTGCGTTGCTCACAACCTTTTCTCTAAATTAAAGTAA
- the LOC108036865 gene encoding mediator of RNA polymerase II transcription subunit 21 produces the protein MFLLRTCFRHQNLINFKMSDRLTQLQDTVNQQAEHFCNAIGVIQQTSFPSKFTNFDRTGSQTPNPSQPQEDYAQLFAQLIARCAKDIDTLIESLPNEDSSIELQNSSLKKLEIENQETAQELEEVVQKGELLLEKMQSALENIAQAQLDMQITLKTN, from the exons atgtttttgttaCGTACATGCTTTCGTcaccaaaatttaataaattttaaaatgtccGATAGACTTACGCAGTTACAAGACACTGTTAATCAG CAAGCAGAGCACTTTTGCAACGCGATTGGCGTTATTCAGCAAACATCTTTTCCTAGTAAATTTACAAATTTCGACCGCACTGGATCTCAAACTCCCAACCCATCTCAGCCGCAAGAGGACTATGCCCAGCTATTTGCCCAGTTAATTGCTCGATGTGCCAAAGATATTGACACATTAATAGAGTCATTACCAAATGAAGACAGTTCCATTGAACTGCAAAATTCTAGCCTCAAGAAACTTGAGATTGAAAATCAAGAAACTGCACAAGAACTTGAAGAAGTGGTACAAAAGGGCGAGCTATTGCTTGAAAAAATGCAGTCTGCATTGGAGAACATTGCTCAAGCCCAATTAGATATGCAAATAACtcttaaaacaaattaa